The Marivivens sp. LCG002 genome contains a region encoding:
- a CDS encoding dipeptide ABC transporter ATP-binding protein, with product MTSQPPVLTAEHLARHYDVRGGLFSKPAVVRAVQDIDFELHAGRTLAVVGESGCGKSTLARLVTMIEEPTGGTLTLDGQKVEPSNWASLRQSVQIVFQDPYGSLNPRQRIGQILMEPLTINRPAMSRAEKEAKARNMLSLVGLRPEHFDRYPHMFSGGQRQRIAIARALMLDPKVLVLDEPVSALDLSIQSSILNLFIDLQERLGLAYLFISHDLSVVKHVADEVMVIYLGRAVERGSKTEVFANPRHPYTKALLSATPIADPKAVKERIKLSGELPSPLNVPKGCAFAPRCWKVSERCGQDLPVLSGDTHQAACFHPD from the coding sequence ATGACATCCCAGCCTCCCGTTTTGACCGCAGAGCATCTCGCCCGCCACTACGACGTGCGCGGCGGGCTATTCAGCAAACCCGCCGTGGTGCGCGCGGTGCAGGACATCGACTTCGAGCTTCATGCAGGCCGCACTCTTGCCGTTGTCGGGGAATCGGGCTGTGGCAAATCCACCCTCGCCCGTCTCGTCACGATGATCGAAGAGCCGACGGGCGGAACCCTGACGCTTGACGGGCAAAAGGTAGAGCCTTCGAATTGGGCATCGCTTCGGCAATCCGTGCAGATCGTTTTTCAGGACCCCTATGGATCGCTGAATCCGCGCCAGCGAATCGGCCAGATCCTGATGGAGCCTCTTACGATCAACCGCCCTGCAATGAGCCGCGCCGAAAAAGAAGCCAAAGCGCGCAACATGCTCTCGCTCGTCGGACTACGCCCCGAGCATTTCGACCGCTACCCGCATATGTTCTCGGGCGGCCAGCGGCAGCGGATCGCGATTGCCCGCGCCCTTATGCTCGACCCCAAGGTTCTGGTTCTCGACGAGCCTGTCTCGGCGCTCGATTTGTCGATCCAGTCGTCGATCCTGAACCTCTTTATCGACCTGCAAGAACGGCTCGGGCTTGCCTATCTCTTTATTTCGCACGACCTGAGCGTGGTGAAACATGTCGCCGACGAGGTGATGGTGATCTATCTGGGACGCGCTGTGGAACGGGGCAGCAAGACCGAGGTTTTCGCAAACCCGCGCCATCCCTATACCAAGGCGCTCCTTTCCGCGACGCCCATCGCAGACCCCAAGGCGGTCAAAGAACGGATCAAACTTTCGGGCGAGTTGCCCTCACCGCTCAACGTTCCGAAAGGCTGTGCCTTTGCGCCCCGCTGCTGGAAAGTCTCCGAGCGATGCGGGCAGGATCTTCCTGTTCTGAGCGGCGACACGCATCAGGCGGCATGTTTCCATCCCGACTGA
- a CDS encoding ABC transporter substrate-binding protein: protein MSLKTKLLGMAAAFALTAGAAHAQALVYCSEGSPEGFDPALYTAGTTFDASSHPIYNQLVEFKVGTTEVIPGLAESYEVSDDSLMVTFNLRKGVKFHSNANFTPTRDFNADDVIFSFDRQGNPENPYNQVSGGTWEYYGAMSMPDLVKSIEKVDDYTVVFHLTRPEAPFIANMAMDFASIVSKEYADAMLAAGTPEMLNQEPIGTGPFTFQAYQKDAVIRYLRNEDYWGDKAKVEALIFAITPDASVRYQKLQAGECHVMAYPNPADIEAMKADSNAVVLEQEGLNVGYLAYNTQVAPFDNPEVRRALNMAIDKQSIIDVVFQGSGQIAKNPIPPTMWSYNDAIVDDVYDPEAAKAALAAAGVENLDLKIWAMPVQRPYNPNARRMAELMQADFAKIGVNVEIVSYEWGEYLERSKAVDRDGAVLLGWTGDNGDPDNFLAVLLGCDAVGGSNRAQWCHEPFDEVVQAAKVVSDPAERTALYEKAQEIFKEQAPWATIAHSVVFMVTRPEVDGYIVHPLGGHIFNQVGLK from the coding sequence ATGTCACTTAAAACCAAACTGCTCGGCATGGCAGCTGCCTTTGCCCTTACGGCGGGTGCGGCGCATGCCCAAGCACTCGTCTATTGCTCGGAAGGATCGCCCGAAGGCTTTGATCCGGCGCTCTATACCGCCGGCACCACCTTTGATGCCTCGAGCCATCCGATCTATAACCAGCTGGTCGAATTCAAGGTCGGCACCACCGAAGTGATCCCCGGTCTTGCCGAAAGCTATGAAGTTTCGGACGACAGCCTCATGGTGACCTTCAACCTGCGCAAAGGCGTCAAGTTCCACTCGAATGCGAACTTCACCCCGACCCGCGACTTCAATGCCGACGACGTGATCTTCTCGTTCGACCGTCAGGGCAACCCCGAGAACCCCTATAATCAGGTTTCGGGCGGCACTTGGGAATACTACGGCGCCATGTCGATGCCCGATCTCGTCAAGAGCATCGAAAAGGTCGACGATTATACCGTCGTGTTCCACCTGACCCGCCCCGAAGCACCCTTCATCGCCAACATGGCTATGGATTTCGCTTCGATCGTGTCCAAGGAATACGCAGACGCCATGCTGGCGGCAGGCACCCCTGAAATGCTGAACCAAGAGCCGATCGGCACGGGTCCGTTCACCTTCCAAGCCTACCAGAAAGACGCCGTGATCCGTTACCTGCGCAACGAAGACTATTGGGGCGACAAGGCCAAGGTCGAAGCGCTGATCTTTGCGATCACGCCCGATGCCTCGGTGCGTTACCAGAAGCTTCAAGCCGGTGAATGCCACGTTATGGCCTATCCGAACCCCGCCGACATCGAAGCGATGAAAGCGGATTCGAATGCGGTCGTTCTCGAGCAAGAAGGTCTCAATGTCGGCTATCTGGCCTACAACACCCAAGTCGCGCCCTTTGATAACCCCGAAGTGCGCCGCGCTCTGAACATGGCCATCGACAAGCAGTCGATCATCGACGTCGTTTTCCAAGGGTCGGGTCAGATCGCCAAGAACCCGATCCCGCCGACCATGTGGTCCTATAACGATGCCATCGTCGACGATGTCTATGATCCCGAAGCCGCCAAAGCCGCTCTTGCAGCCGCAGGCGTCGAGAACCTAGACCTCAAAATCTGGGCAATGCCGGTGCAGCGTCCCTATAACCCGAACGCACGCCGTATGGCGGAGCTGATGCAGGCCGACTTTGCCAAGATCGGTGTCAACGTCGAGATCGTGTCCTACGAATGGGGTGAATACCTCGAGCGCTCGAAAGCGGTTGATCGTGACGGTGCGGTGCTGCTCGGATGGACCGGCGACAACGGCGATCCGGACAACTTCCTTGCCGTTTTGCTCGGCTGTGACGCTGTAGGCGGCTCGAACCGTGCACAATGGTGCCATGAGCCCTTCGACGAAGTGGTGCAAGCCGCCAAGGTCGTGAGCGATCCTGCGGAGCGCACTGCGCTTTATGAAAAGGCGCAAGAGATCTTCAAGGAACAGGCACCCTGGGCCACGATCGCGCATTCGGTCGTCTTCATGGTCACCCGTCCCGAAGTCGATGGCTATATCGTCCACCCCTTGGGCGGTCACATCTTCAATCAGGTCGGCTTGAAGTAA
- a CDS encoding formylglycine-generating enzyme family protein encodes MSCCGSEGQRAGAAGQGAKALPEGLGAIASAVGAERIRFKGGRSHTGTKRPELPQDGEGILREHRLKPFEVEAVPVTNARFAAFVLATGYRTLAERFGWSTVFRGLLADPSSAPSGGGTTWWSAIDGACWYAPEGAGSDISARADHPVTHIAWEDAAAFCAWAGGRLPTEAEWEHAARGGLADPRFPWGDQEPDDTAFFPCNIFQGRFPEENTAADGWVGTSPVGSYAANGAGIFDMAGNVWEWTSEPFRIRSASRNAAARNEIAQREKQKLMKGGSFLCHISYCYRYRIASRLALAADSGGCNAGFRVFYDV; translated from the coding sequence ATGAGCTGTTGCGGTTCAGAAGGGCAGCGAGCCGGTGCCGCTGGGCAAGGGGCGAAGGCGCTTCCCGAAGGGCTTGGCGCGATTGCAAGCGCGGTGGGCGCCGAGCGAATCCGCTTCAAAGGCGGCCGAAGCCACACGGGCACAAAGAGACCTGAACTCCCTCAGGACGGCGAGGGTATCCTGCGCGAGCATCGGCTCAAGCCCTTCGAGGTCGAAGCGGTTCCCGTGACCAATGCCCGCTTTGCGGCCTTTGTCCTTGCAACGGGCTATCGCACCTTGGCCGAGCGCTTCGGCTGGAGCACGGTGTTTCGTGGGCTCCTTGCGGACCCGTCGTCGGCGCCATCAGGGGGCGGCACGACGTGGTGGAGCGCGATCGACGGCGCCTGTTGGTATGCGCCCGAAGGGGCGGGGTCGGACATATCCGCGCGCGCCGATCACCCTGTCACCCATATCGCTTGGGAGGATGCTGCCGCGTTTTGCGCTTGGGCGGGGGGGCGATTGCCGACCGAAGCGGAATGGGAACATGCGGCACGCGGCGGTCTTGCCGATCCGCGCTTTCCTTGGGGTGATCAAGAGCCCGACGACACAGCGTTTTTCCCCTGTAACATTTTTCAGGGCCGTTTCCCCGAAGAGAACACCGCCGCCGACGGATGGGTCGGCACCTCGCCCGTGGGGAGCTATGCGGCCAACGGGGCGGGGATCTTCGATATGGCGGGGAACGTCTGGGAATGGACTTCGGAGCCGTTCCGTATCCGCTCCGCCTCGCGCAATGCTGCCGCGCGCAACGAGATTGCCCAGCGGGAAAAGCAAAAGCTGATGAAGGGCGGGAGTTTCCTCTGCCACATCAGCTATTGCTATCGGTATCGCATCGCGTCCCGTCTTGCCTTGGCGGCGGACAGCGGCGGCTGCAATGCGGGGTTTCGGGTTTTCTACGACGTCTAG
- a CDS encoding Xaa-Pro peptidase family protein — translation MATGLNDRLGDYVAIAKTLGVDAVVLVPGPNFTRVVSHPFMSHERPHLMAICADGRTAAIVPNLELQSWGLVGFEGPVFDWRDQTGYAEAFSDFLGYLGIESVAVEGQVMRVFVHHALLAAQPSLRIVDAEREISAPRMIKTPNEIEAMREAIRISESALERTLAGFTLGQTEKDIEQALILNLFAEGAEDHAFRPIVAAAENAARPHAKARKVPLQRGDALLIDFGARKGGFCADITRTFFVGHVSDEDAEIYETVLRANRKGHEVTRAGITAHEIDDAVIGVLEASPFAEFIRTKTGHGLGREVHEAPYVMRGNHMVLPAGTVYTNEPGLYLEGRLGVRIEDDVLVTETGSESLTTFPTDLRVLPC, via the coding sequence ATGGCCACAGGCTTGAACGACAGACTTGGTGACTATGTCGCCATTGCCAAAACTCTTGGTGTTGACGCCGTGGTCCTTGTGCCGGGACCCAATTTCACCCGCGTCGTCAGCCACCCCTTCATGAGCCACGAACGCCCGCACCTGATGGCGATTTGCGCCGATGGCCGCACGGCTGCGATCGTGCCGAACCTTGAACTGCAAAGCTGGGGACTTGTGGGCTTTGAGGGTCCCGTTTTTGATTGGCGCGACCAGACCGGCTATGCCGAAGCCTTTTCCGATTTCCTCGGCTATCTCGGGATTGAAAGCGTTGCGGTCGAAGGTCAGGTCATGCGGGTCTTTGTCCACCACGCGCTTCTGGCCGCGCAGCCGTCGCTTAGGATTGTCGACGCCGAACGCGAAATTTCCGCGCCCCGCATGATCAAGACACCGAACGAGATCGAAGCCATGCGAGAGGCGATCCGCATCTCGGAAAGTGCTCTCGAGCGAACGCTTGCGGGCTTCACCCTCGGGCAGACTGAAAAAGACATCGAACAGGCCCTGATCCTGAACCTATTTGCCGAAGGCGCGGAAGATCACGCCTTTCGCCCGATTGTTGCCGCGGCCGAGAATGCGGCCCGTCCCCATGCCAAAGCCCGCAAAGTCCCGCTCCAGCGCGGTGATGCGCTTCTGATCGACTTCGGCGCACGCAAGGGCGGATTTTGCGCCGATATAACGCGCACGTTTTTCGTCGGCCACGTGAGCGACGAGGATGCCGAGATTTATGAGACCGTGCTTCGCGCCAACCGCAAGGGCCACGAAGTGACCCGCGCAGGGATCACCGCGCACGAGATCGACGATGCGGTCATCGGCGTTCTCGAAGCCTCGCCCTTTGCAGAATTCATCCGCACCAAAACGGGGCATGGTCTTGGCCGCGAGGTGCACGAAGCCCCCTATGTCATGCGCGGAAACCACATGGTTCTGCCTGCAGGCACCGTCTATACCAACGAACCCGGCCTTTATCTCGAGGGACGTCTCGGCGTTCGGATCGAAGATGACGTGCTGGTGACGGAAACGGGATCGGAGTCGCTGACAACCTTCCCGACCGATCTGAGGGTCCTGCCATGCTGA
- a CDS encoding NAD(P)-dependent alcohol dehydrogenase, which yields MKALVLEKKDVLALREFPEISRAEEVLGPRDVRIKLHTVGICGSDVHYYTHGRIADFVVKEPMILGHEAAGTVIECGSEVTHLAVGDRVCMEPGIPDPTSKAARLGMYNIDPAVRFWATPPVHGILRPTCVHPADFTFKLPDHLSFAEGAMVEPLAVGVHAATKARISPGDIAVVFGAGPIGLVTALAAIASGCARVFVTDIAEAKLEIAGALHAAISPVNVRAQGIADVVKKATDGWGANVVFEATGSPIAAAQVFEPLAPGGCVVMIGGQSEPIKYDAGAAMVREARVENIFRYAHVFPRCVAMLAAGTIDVKPLITRTFDFDQSVEAFDIAASAPPKDVKMQIVLPD from the coding sequence ATGAAAGCGCTCGTGCTCGAGAAAAAGGACGTTCTCGCACTTCGGGAGTTTCCCGAGATTTCCCGCGCCGAAGAGGTGCTCGGGCCGCGTGATGTGCGGATCAAACTGCACACCGTGGGGATTTGCGGCTCCGACGTGCATTACTACACCCACGGGCGCATCGCCGATTTTGTCGTGAAAGAGCCGATGATCCTCGGCCACGAGGCCGCAGGCACCGTCATCGAGTGCGGCTCCGAAGTCACGCATCTAGCGGTAGGCGATCGCGTTTGTATGGAACCCGGCATCCCCGATCCGACCTCCAAAGCGGCGCGTCTGGGGATGTATAACATAGATCCCGCCGTGCGGTTCTGGGCGACACCGCCCGTGCACGGCATCTTGCGCCCGACTTGCGTTCATCCCGCCGATTTCACCTTCAAGCTCCCCGATCATCTCAGCTTTGCCGAAGGCGCGATGGTCGAACCGCTGGCAGTCGGGGTCCATGCCGCCACCAAGGCGCGGATATCCCCCGGTGATATCGCCGTTGTCTTCGGGGCGGGGCCGATCGGGCTTGTCACCGCGCTGGCCGCGATTGCCTCAGGCTGCGCGCGCGTCTTTGTCACCGATATCGCCGAGGCCAAGCTCGAGATTGCGGGAGCGCTCCATGCGGCAATCTCCCCCGTGAACGTGCGCGCCCAAGGCATTGCCGATGTGGTCAAAAAGGCGACCGATGGTTGGGGCGCGAATGTGGTGTTCGAGGCGACAGGATCGCCCATCGCTGCCGCGCAGGTGTTCGAGCCCCTTGCCCCAGGCGGCTGTGTCGTGATGATCGGCGGCCAGTCCGAACCGATCAAATACGATGCAGGCGCGGCCATGGTGCGCGAAGCACGGGTCGAGAACATCTTTCGCTATGCCCATGTTTTCCCGCGCTGCGTGGCAATGTTGGCCGCAGGGACCATCGACGTCAAACCCTTGATTACGCGGACCTTTGACTTTGACCAGAGTGTCGAGGCGTTCGATATCGCGGCCTCTGCGCCGCCCAAGGATGTCAAAATGCAGATCGTTTTGCCCGATTGA
- a CDS encoding class I SAM-dependent methyltransferase, whose product MHWDQRFAGEEYVFGTEPAQALVKLEHYLVPEGETLVVADGEGRNSTFLAEQGYKVIATDYAENGIRKAKALAASRGVTLEHRLEDIFETDWAARQYDNVVAVFIQFVPPSALRGVLRGLRTALKPGGTLILHGYTPGQVGRGTGGPGDPAHMYTAELLREVYSDMEILVCEEYIAELSEGKGHSGVSEIIDFVAKS is encoded by the coding sequence ATGCACTGGGACCAACGTTTCGCAGGAGAAGAATATGTGTTCGGCACCGAGCCCGCTCAGGCCTTGGTCAAACTCGAGCACTATTTGGTGCCAGAGGGCGAAACCCTTGTCGTTGCCGATGGCGAAGGACGCAATTCGACCTTTCTTGCCGAGCAAGGATATAAGGTGATTGCGACCGATTACGCGGAAAACGGCATTCGCAAGGCCAAAGCGCTTGCCGCGTCGCGCGGCGTCACGCTCGAACACCGTCTGGAAGACATCTTCGAAACCGATTGGGCTGCGCGGCAATACGACAATGTGGTCGCGGTCTTTATCCAGTTCGTGCCGCCGAGCGCGCTTCGCGGCGTGCTTCGGGGCCTTCGGACCGCCTTGAAGCCCGGCGGCACTCTTATCCTTCATGGCTATACCCCCGGTCAGGTCGGGCGCGGCACGGGCGGCCCCGGTGATCCTGCTCATATGTATACTGCCGAGCTTCTTCGCGAGGTGTATTCGGATATGGAGATCCTCGTTTGCGAGGAATACATCGCCGAGCTGTCCGAAGGCAAAGGACACAGCGGCGTCTCGGAAATCATTGATTTTGTGGCAAAATCCTAG
- a CDS encoding XRE family transcriptional regulator — MLAHSSEKPSQPKLGALVRKRRKQLGLTLQGLSDSTGVSTGYVSQIERDLALPSLGTLAQIAAGLDVELEYFIKSHKPKDAITRAGARARFSIAGSSISYEALSNDYPGSEMSSYIMHVPVGYESELVSHQGEEIIYILEGEIEQTLDGQVFTMRTGDSLHYSGELPHSWANRSGSPARILWTGTLSVLTPSQSTRLPPISKEAEL; from the coding sequence ATGCTCGCACATTCGTCAGAAAAACCTTCGCAACCCAAACTCGGCGCGCTTGTCCGCAAGCGGCGCAAACAGCTTGGATTGACGCTTCAGGGTCTGAGCGACTCAACAGGCGTTTCGACAGGCTATGTGAGCCAGATCGAACGTGATCTTGCTCTGCCGAGCTTGGGCACTCTGGCGCAGATTGCAGCGGGACTTGATGTCGAACTCGAATATTTCATCAAGAGCCATAAACCCAAAGACGCCATTACCCGCGCAGGCGCCAGAGCGCGTTTTTCCATTGCAGGGTCTTCGATCTCTTACGAAGCCCTAAGCAACGACTATCCCGGCTCGGAGATGTCATCCTACATCATGCATGTCCCCGTCGGATACGAATCCGAACTGGTGTCGCACCAAGGTGAAGAGATCATCTACATTCTCGAAGGCGAGATAGAGCAGACCCTTGACGGTCAGGTCTTTACGATGCGGACGGGCGACAGCCTTCACTATAGCGGCGAGCTGCCCCATTCGTGGGCCAATCGTTCCGGATCACCCGCTCGGATTTTATGGACAGGCACCTTGAGTGTCCTGACCCCCAGTCAAAGCACGCGGCTTCCCCCCATCTCGAAGGAGGCCGAACTCTAA
- a CDS encoding ABC transporter ATP-binding protein, which produces MSLLRIRNLSVDFQTSTGRFRAVDGVDQDVDHGDILAIVGESGSGKSVSMLALMGLLPWTAKVSADEMSFDGHDLLTISAAERRKIIGKDLAMIFQEPMSSLNPCFTAGWQIKESLRRHLGLGRAERHKRAIELFEQVGIPDPERRLSAFPHQLSGGMSQRVMIAMAIACRPKLLIADEPTTALDVTIQAQILDLLTQLREETGMGLVLITHDMGVVAETARRVSVQYAGQKIEERTVTDLFRTPHHPYSSALLSALPERATERRLPTIPGVVPGQFDRPEGCLFSPRCSFADDHCRRVSPSPIRDGNVLARCHKPLNTDRKIA; this is translated from the coding sequence ATGAGCCTTTTGCGCATTCGCAATCTCAGCGTCGATTTCCAGACCTCGACGGGCCGCTTTCGCGCCGTGGACGGCGTGGATCAGGATGTCGATCACGGTGATATCCTTGCCATCGTGGGAGAGTCGGGGTCGGGCAAATCCGTGTCCATGCTCGCTCTGATGGGGCTTTTGCCGTGGACGGCCAAGGTCAGTGCCGACGAGATGAGCTTTGACGGTCACGACCTTCTGACGATCAGTGCCGCAGAACGGCGCAAGATCATCGGCAAGGATCTTGCGATGATCTTCCAAGAGCCGATGTCCTCGCTCAATCCCTGTTTTACCGCTGGCTGGCAGATCAAGGAATCCCTGCGGCGCCATCTCGGACTTGGACGGGCCGAACGGCACAAGCGCGCCATCGAACTCTTTGAACAGGTCGGCATTCCCGATCCCGAACGACGGCTTTCGGCCTTTCCCCACCAGCTTTCTGGCGGGATGAGCCAGCGGGTCATGATTGCGATGGCGATTGCCTGTCGTCCCAAACTTCTCATCGCGGACGAGCCGACCACCGCGCTCGATGTAACCATTCAGGCGCAGATCCTCGATCTGTTGACGCAGTTGCGTGAAGAAACAGGCATGGGCCTAGTTCTTATCACGCACGACATGGGGGTCGTCGCGGAAACGGCCCGCCGCGTAAGTGTGCAATACGCAGGTCAAAAGATCGAAGAGCGGACCGTCACCGATCTCTTTCGGACCCCGCACCACCCCTATTCCAGTGCACTTCTCAGCGCTTTGCCCGAACGCGCCACCGAGCGGCGGCTCCCGACCATTCCGGGCGTTGTTCCGGGGCAATTCGACCGTCCCGAGGGGTGTCTTTTCAGCCCGCGGTGCAGTTTCGCCGATGATCATTGCCGAAGGGTATCACCATCGCCAATCCGCGACGGCAACGTGCTTGCCCGCTGTCACAAACCCCTCAACACGGACAGGAAGATCGCATGA
- a CDS encoding ABC transporter permease subunit translates to MLKYVLTRLLTFLPTFIGVTLISFGFIRALPGDPIIVMAGERGISEERYAELVAQFGFDKPLTVQFWDYLKGVLQGDLGTSFVTKKPVWDEFFALFPATLELSLCAMIFAIVLGLPAGVIAAVNRGKLFDRALMSTALIGYSMPIFWWALLLIIVFSGQLHWTPVSGRIDLIYYFPNPTGFMIYDAIASGQDGALWSALRHLILPTIVLGTIPLAVIARQTRSAMLEVLGEDYIRTARAKGLPPARVNGIHALRNAMIPVITVIGLSVGTLLAGAILTETIFSWPGIGKWMVDSIFRRDYPVVQGGLLLTAVMVMIVNFIVDILYGVINPKIRKR, encoded by the coding sequence ATGCTGAAATATGTCCTGACGCGCCTTTTGACGTTCTTGCCCACGTTTATCGGGGTGACGCTTATTTCCTTCGGTTTCATCCGCGCGCTTCCCGGTGATCCGATCATCGTGATGGCGGGCGAACGCGGTATCAGCGAAGAACGATATGCCGAGCTTGTGGCCCAATTCGGCTTCGACAAGCCGCTCACGGTCCAGTTCTGGGACTATCTCAAGGGCGTGCTTCAGGGCGATCTTGGAACCTCTTTCGTCACAAAGAAACCCGTGTGGGACGAATTCTTCGCGCTCTTTCCCGCCACGCTTGAATTGTCGCTGTGTGCGATGATTTTTGCCATCGTGCTCGGTCTTCCTGCAGGCGTCATCGCCGCCGTGAACCGCGGGAAACTCTTTGACCGTGCCCTGATGTCGACCGCGCTGATCGGATATTCGATGCCGATTTTCTGGTGGGCGCTTCTCTTGATCATCGTCTTTTCGGGTCAGCTCCATTGGACGCCCGTTTCGGGCCGCATCGATCTCATCTATTACTTCCCGAACCCAACGGGCTTTATGATCTATGATGCCATCGCCTCGGGTCAGGACGGTGCGCTGTGGTCTGCACTGCGCCATCTCATCCTGCCGACGATCGTTCTGGGGACCATTCCGCTTGCGGTCATTGCCCGTCAAACCCGCTCGGCCATGCTCGAAGTGCTGGGCGAAGACTATATCCGCACGGCCCGCGCCAAGGGTCTCCCCCCTGCCCGCGTCAACGGTATCCACGCCCTGCGCAATGCGATGATCCCCGTGATCACCGTGATCGGCCTTTCGGTGGGAACGCTCCTTGCGGGGGCCATTTTGACCGAAACGATCTTCAGCTGGCCCGGGATCGGCAAATGGATGGTCGATAGCATTTTCCGTCGTGACTATCCCGTTGTTCAGGGCGGACTTCTTCTCACTGCGGTCATGGTGATGATCGTCAATTTCATCGTCGATATCCTCTATGGTGTCATCAACCCAAAGATCCGGAAACGCTGA
- a CDS encoding ABC transporter permease subunit codes for MTDLTQSPARPSALAEFWFYFRENRGAVIGLWVFGAFLLIALLAPWIAPHDPTMQYREHILQPPVWQDGGSWTFPLGTDPVGRDMLSRLMVGARFSFFVGIVVVAVASTGGIIIGLLSGFMPRWLDTIIMRLMDIILAFPSLLLALVLVAVLGPSLVNAMIAIAIVLQPHYVRLTRASVLAERQKDYVTSARVAGAGTLRLMFVTVLPNCMAPIIVQAALSFSTAILDAAALGFLNMGAQPPTPEWGTMLAESREFIQRAWWVVTFPGIAILVTVLAINLMGDGLRDALDPKLKRS; via the coding sequence ATGACAGATCTGACCCAATCCCCCGCCCGTCCGAGTGCACTTGCCGAATTCTGGTTCTATTTCCGTGAAAACCGCGGAGCCGTGATCGGTCTTTGGGTGTTCGGAGCCTTTTTGCTCATCGCGCTTCTGGCCCCTTGGATCGCGCCGCATGATCCGACCATGCAGTATCGCGAGCATATCCTTCAGCCCCCTGTGTGGCAGGACGGAGGATCATGGACCTTTCCGCTCGGCACCGATCCCGTCGGCCGCGATATGCTCTCGCGCCTGATGGTCGGCGCGCGGTTCTCGTTCTTTGTCGGGATCGTGGTGGTTGCCGTCGCGTCGACGGGCGGCATCATCATCGGCCTGTTGTCGGGCTTCATGCCGCGCTGGCTCGATACCATCATCATGCGTTTGATGGATATCATCCTCGCCTTTCCGTCGCTTCTTCTTGCGCTTGTGCTGGTGGCCGTGCTCGGCCCGTCGCTCGTGAATGCGATGATCGCCATCGCGATCGTGCTCCAGCCGCATTACGTGCGCCTGACCCGTGCCTCGGTTCTGGCCGAAAGACAAAAGGATTATGTCACATCGGCGCGTGTTGCGGGCGCGGGAACGCTTCGTTTGATGTTCGTGACGGTGCTTCCGAACTGTATGGCGCCGATCATTGTTCAGGCGGCGCTCTCGTTTTCGACAGCGATCCTTGATGCGGCGGCTTTGGGCTTTCTCAACATGGGCGCGCAGCCCCCGACCCCCGAGTGGGGCACCATGCTGGCGGAATCGCGCGAGTTCATCCAGCGCGCGTGGTGGGTCGTGACCTTCCCCGGCATTGCCATTCTCGTCACCGTACTTGCCATCAACCTCATGGGCGACGGTCTTCGTGACGCTCTCGATCCCAAGCTGAAGAGGAGCTGA